Part of the Neisseria leonii genome is shown below.
GGATTATCCGGGAAACACATGAGGCGATTGTGTCAAAAGAGCTTTTTGATGCGGTACAGGAGCGATTCAGCCCTCGAACAAAAGTAGCCGGTAGCCCAAGCAGTAATTTTTTGTTTTCCGGTTTGCTGCGGTGCGGTAAATGCGGAAAGGCCATGGTTATCGAGAACGCCACGGGGCGGTCGAAAACCTACAACTATTACAATTGCAGCGGTTTTAGAAAAGGGGTCGCCTGTGAAAGCCGCCGCCTGCCTGCGGAAAAGTTAGATAAATATCTCCTAGGTCTTATAGTTGATAAGCTCTTAACCCAAGAATTAGCGATAGAATTTATCGAAGAAGCATACAAACTGCATAATGAAAAAAACAATGAGCGAAAAGAGCGGGTGCGGGCAGTAGAATCTGAACTTAAAGACATTCGGAGTAGAAAAGAATCATTATTTAGAGTGCTTGAAAGTAACCCGAATATTGATGGCGGGGTGCTACTAGAGCGCATCAATAATTATGTCGACCGAGAAAATGCTTTAAAGGCAGAGCTAGTGAAAATTGAGGATGAGCCGTTGGTGGCCAAGCCGACTCAAGAGGAAATCCTAGGGGCGGTTGGTTTGCTTAAGGAAATCATTTTAAACACGAAAGATGTAAAAAAGCTCCGCATAATGTTGCAGAGCTTTGTACAAAGCATTGATTTTAATGCTGACAGCTTGGTTATAAACTACATACCAGAAAAGGTAGCCCCTAAAACGGTTCATAGTTTGGAAAATTGGCACGCCCACGGGGATTCGAACCCCGGTTGCCGCCGTGAAAGGGCAGTGTCCTAGGCCTCTAGACGATGGGCGCGTGCGTTTCGGCATTATAAAGGCCGGGTTGGCCATAGGTCAAGGAGGCCGTCTGAAAGCAGCCGTTTTCAGACGGCCGTGCGGCAGACAAAGATGGAATGGCAGCTGCCCGTGATGCGCTGCCGCAAAGTGGGGCGGGTCGGTTATAATGGCGGCTTTCTGTTTGAATGGGAATGACCATGTGGTTTAAGCAAATCTGTTTTTACCCGCTTGCGGCGGACAAGATGCCGGATACGCAGACTTTGGCTGACAAGTTGGCAGCGGCGGCGTTTGTGCCGGTTCAGGGGCTGGACTGGTTCAGTGAGGGGTTTGCCGCACCGCAGGGTTTTTCGCCTGAGCCGGTGTTTTCGGCCGATTTGACTGATTCGTTTGCATTGAAAAAAGAGGAGCGCGTATTGCCTGCGGCAGTCATCCGCGAGATGTTGGACGAGCGTGTGGCGCAGATTCAGGACAGCGAAGGCCGTACCGTCGGCAAAAAAGAAAAGCAGGAATTGAAAGAGCAGATTACCGACGATTTGCTGCCGCGTGCGTTTACCCGCAGCAGCCGTACGTTGGCGGTACTCGACCGTAAAAACGGGTTTTTGCTGGTGAATCAGGCATCGGCTGCCAAGGCGGAGAATCTGCTGCTGAAACTGCGTGAGGCTTTGGGCGGTTTGGAGGCACGTCTGCCGAAAACCGCGCAATCGCCCTCTGCCCTGATGACGCAGTGGCTGCAAAACGGTGCGGCGCAGGGCGGTTTTGAGCTGGGCAGCGATTGTGAAATCAAGGGCGCGGGCGATGTGGTGCCGACCGTGAAAATCACCAATGCGGATTTGGCCTCCGACGAAGTAGTGCAGCATATCAAAAACGGTAAAACCGTTACCCAGCTGGGTTTGGTGTGGCGCGAGCAGATTGCCTTTGTCCTGACACAGGATTTCGCGCTCAAACGCATTCAGTATCTGGATACGGTACAGGAAGAAGCCGAACAATACGGCGATGACGCACCGGCTTTGGCATTTGCATCGCAGTTGTTGATGGCGGAAAGTCTGGGTGCCATACTGCACGAGCTGGCGGCACATCTGGGCGGCTGGCAGGAGTAAGGCGTACGTTTTTTTACAAAGGACACATGATGAGCATCAAGTCAGACAAATGGATACGCCGTATGAGCGAGGAATTCGGCATGATTGAGCCGTTCGAGCCGCGTCAGGTGAAAGAGGCGGACGGGCGCAGGATTATTTCCTACGGTACATCAAGCTACGGCTACGATATCCGCTGTGCCAATGAATTTAAGATTTTCACCAACATCAACAGCACGATTGTCGATCCGAAAAATTTTGATCCGAACAATTTTGTAACGGTGGAGGACGACTGCTGCATTATCCCGCCCAATTCGTTTGCCTTGGCGCGCACGGTGGAATATTTCCGCATTCCGCGCAATGTTTTGACCGTGTGTCTGGGTAAATCGACTTATGCGCGCTGCGGTATCATTGTCAATGTTACGCCGTTCGAGCCGGAGTGGGAGGGCTATGTAACGTTGGAGTTTTCCAATACCACGCCGCTGCCGGCCAAAATTTATGCGGGCGAAGGGGTGGCGCAGGTCTTGTTTTTTGAGAGCGACGAAGTATGCGAAACCTCTTATAAGGATAGAAACGGCAAATATATGGGGCAGACCGGTGTTACGCTGCCGAAGGCCTGATTGAACGGTTTTGCAGGCAGTTGATATGTTGGAGGCCGTCTGAAATACGGGAAAACGGTATTTCAGACGGCCTTTATCATCTTGTGACGCCGGGTCGGCCGAATGGTTTAATCGACAAAAGCCTGCGGGTGTCGGCGGATAAAGCGCACCAAAAGCGTATCCAGCGTTTCGCCTTTTTCCAGCAGGTAAAATTCGTCGTCGTAATGACTGAGCGGATTGTTCCGATACGAAGCGCAAAAGCCTTCCAGCGAACCGTCTTGACGCTCGGCAATGCGGTGTTGTGTGTAGCAGGCATTGGCACGGCGCAGCAAGTCGGCATATTTCGGCGCGCCGATCAGCTCGCAGGCTTCGGGCAGATAGGCCGCCGCTTCTGCCTCGGTATTGTAATAATATTGGTTGAAACCGCCGTTATCCACTTCGCCCGCCAGAATAAACAGCGCGTAAACCGCACGCCGCTCGGGGCTGAGTGCAGCCAGATAGTCCGCTTCGCTGATGTCTTTCGGTGCCTGATGTGCCAGTGTATCGAAAACGGTGAGAACCAGACTTTTGTCTTCTGTTTTTGCCAGAATCTCTGTGCTTAACCGTTCATGAATGGTGCGGTGGCGGAAGTTCTCAAACATATTTTCCATTTCGCGCATCAGTGCGGCGGCTTCTTGTGTGAACTGCTGCTGTTCGGCTTCGTTCAACTGGGCAAACAATTGTTTGAATTCGGCATCGTTGCCGAACAAGGCATCAAAATCAGGTTGGCTCATAGCGGCGCTCCGGCTGTTTGTGCAAAACAGTTTGAAAGGAAAGCGGATATGCGGGCGGTGGTGCGGAATTTAAAGCGGTTTGGCAGGTTTTTTCACAGAATGGGGCAGGCAATTGTGTGGTTCGTGCTGTATTGGGACAACTCTTAGGGTATGAACAACCCAATTGATCGTATCGTTAGGCTATGTACCACCCAAAACTTTGTTTGGCAGATTTCATGTCTTTGACGAATCAAAATCCAAATTTTCTGAGAATCGCTTGAAACCATATTAGAAAAGTTTTTAAGATATTGGTCATTAAATTCTCATGATGGTTATCATCTACGGTAAGGATGATGCTACCTGGTTTCTGTATTTCCATAACCGTCAATTATTCTTTCTAAATCAGGCTGCCGATTGATTGCTACAAGGCTGCGTTTGATCCGAAATCCGGGCGGCCGGCAGCTTTTCTGATGCCGAATACGGCCGGTTTTCATGAGCAGAACGACAAATCGGAAGCGGTAGTCATGTCGTGCCAAGGGTAGGAAACAGCCAAAATGGCATTTTTTCTTTATCGGTATCGGGCAAGCCAAATGCCATATGGATCTGCTTTGCGGGCATGAATAGGACGAAGTCCGGCAACAGCCGCATGACACATATTTTATGTCATGCGGCTGTTGTCATGTGCCGATAGAAAAAATGTCGGCGCATCGTTATCCTGAGAACATCTTTCCTTCTATCGCTGACTGTTCCCTTACGGCAGAAAGCAGCGTTCTCCGGCGGAAAACCGTTTTATCGGGAGCGGTACAGGTTGGTGTTCAGAGGTATTTGCGCATCAGTTCGCAATCTACGCTGACTTCGCGGTTGAGCGGCAATTCGGCTGCCCCCAGCGATTCGTAGCCGTTGAGTTTGTAGAAACCGATGGAATTGGTGGAAGCGTAGAGTTTGATAAAGCTCAAATCGGCCTTGGCGGCCAATTCTTCGGCACGCCGGAGCAGGGCAGTGCCCAAGCCGTGATTGTGGACAAAGGGGTGGACGTAGAGTGCGTCGAGCTGGGCTTCTTTCAAATCCAGTTGGAAAAAGCCCTGAATATGGCCTTTG
Proteins encoded:
- a CDS encoding recombination-associated protein RdgC, giving the protein MWFKQICFYPLAADKMPDTQTLADKLAAAAFVPVQGLDWFSEGFAAPQGFSPEPVFSADLTDSFALKKEERVLPAAVIREMLDERVAQIQDSEGRTVGKKEKQELKEQITDDLLPRAFTRSSRTLAVLDRKNGFLLVNQASAAKAENLLLKLREALGGLEARLPKTAQSPSALMTQWLQNGAAQGGFELGSDCEIKGAGDVVPTVKITNADLASDEVVQHIKNGKTVTQLGLVWREQIAFVLTQDFALKRIQYLDTVQEEAEQYGDDAPALAFASQLLMAESLGAILHELAAHLGGWQE
- the dcd gene encoding dCTP deaminase; translated protein: MSIKSDKWIRRMSEEFGMIEPFEPRQVKEADGRRIISYGTSSYGYDIRCANEFKIFTNINSTIVDPKNFDPNNFVTVEDDCCIIPPNSFALARTVEYFRIPRNVLTVCLGKSTYARCGIIVNVTPFEPEWEGYVTLEFSNTTPLPAKIYAGEGVAQVLFFESDEVCETSYKDRNGKYMGQTGVTLPKA
- a CDS encoding DUF4375 domain-containing protein — its product is MSQPDFDALFGNDAEFKQLFAQLNEAEQQQFTQEAAALMREMENMFENFRHRTIHERLSTEILAKTEDKSLVLTVFDTLAHQAPKDISEADYLAALSPERRAVYALFILAGEVDNGGFNQYYYNTEAEAAAYLPEACELIGAPKYADLLRRANACYTQHRIAERQDGSLEGFCASYRNNPLSHYDDEFYLLEKGETLDTLLVRFIRRHPQAFVD
- a CDS encoding GNAT family N-acetyltransferase, with product MSLLTILRRATADDCEHIYNAHEYAVQYTCRRSYDETVLAAWRALLSPESYLDTIADPHRELWVVEYKGHIQGFFQLDLKEAQLDALYVHPFVHNHGLGTALLRRAEELAAKADLSFIKLYASTNSIGFYKLNGYESLGAAELPLNREVSVDCELMRKYL